From Apium graveolens cultivar Ventura chromosome 9, ASM990537v1, whole genome shotgun sequence, the proteins below share one genomic window:
- the LOC141684315 gene encoding uncharacterized protein LOC141684315 isoform X2, which produces MMGVERERSKKGGGYVGGFLHLFDWNAKSRKNLFSNKSNLPEQSKQKIGNDRNYPTPQLHLMDQDDSVAGSSFKGSSEYSCASSVTDDDVGGSKAPSVVAKLMGLESLPTSNYSEAYSTPFLDSRSVKDAYYYKRSGEFHEDHQIMNSGNIFDRAQDPPRNIVDLKIQKSVSKPFEKFQSEVLPPRSAKSIPLTHHKLLSPIKSGGFLPSKNAEHIMEAAARIIESGNLVSAKTRMPAVGSSVPLRVRELKERAEASKKPSKLVESSRKPAESIAAKNLKGQSMTKSWNGSLDTNTSRASSNLEEGSVGPKHKGKSVSLAVQAKANVQKRGLSPNSSRTSVGQKEQGELMSNQIFRSQPSSQRSSHKKSSTNNSSSVLRQNNQKQNCIAEREKVASKSVTSNNFQGKKVTSGDSSLGRQRNLSKISGSSKVGSRKIEHEVTDDGRELPYSSTSVTRKKRCIDGNFEFQKDQTIVKSEKKGKANQFNGMMDSKYSLAADSKRNGMDVVSFTFTAPMGRSVPVPETSREVLEKSNAFFAEFQGKKVYFNSSGTKGLRSSTVGLNVIEGDALSNLLEQKLREFTLGAESFHQKAEEAGSTTSSQDQTPLKALPKSPNLHVEGSQTETQTESLDERWSPVFSSTTYEERRISKHKLQEVEDMFDCGSNSNEVRTLLGCRHPSPISILEPSIFAESSNSSDTGDSNSTEGLVISKQCSSSVQGQDVFNMRCSNKFHAMEADADLSDSASSSSTRVMATKHVNLAVTAPVGSAKWELEYVEKILCNTEMMFEDVSTGHTSDIVDPRLFYQLESCKNDHNLQRKVLFNCVGECMDLRFRQYVGGGYKAWEKGLSMARRTNWLAGEVHREISSWEAMGDCMVDELVDKDMSSQCGTWLDFSVETFELGVEIERKILNSLLNELISDILVR; this is translated from the exons ATGATGGGGGTTGAGAGAGAAAGATCTAAGAAAGGAGGTGGCTATGTTGGTGGGTTCCTCCACCTTTTTGACTGGAATGCAAAATCTCGAAAAAATTTGTTCTCTAACAAGTCCAATCTACCAG AGCAATCAAAGCAAAAAATCGGAAATGATCGAAATTATCCAACACCACAGTTACATCTG ATGGATCAAGATGATAGTGTAGCTGGGTCTAGTTTCAAAGGAAGTAGTGAATATAGTTGTGCTTCATCAGTAACAGATGATGATGTTGGTGGGAGTAAGGCTCCCAGTGTTGTAGCAAAGCTAATGGGATTGGAGTCCTTGCCTACATCTAACTATTCAGAGGCCTACTCCACCCCATTCTTAGACTCTCGTTCTGTAAAAGATGCTTACTATTATAAAAGGAGTGGAGAATTTCACGAGGACCACCAAATCATGAACTCTGGCAATATTTTTGACAGGGCACAGGACCCTCCTAGGAATATCGTAGATCTAAAGATTCAGAAATCTGTAAGTAAGCCATTTGAGAAGTTTCAGAGTGAAGTTTTACCTCCCAGATCTGCTAAATCCATACCATTAACTCACCATAAGCTTTTGTCTCCAATTAAAAGCGGGGGATTCCTTCCATCTAAGAATGCGGAGCACATAATGGAAGCTGCTGCTAGGATTATTGAGTCAGGAAACCTGGTCAGTGCCAAAACAAGAATGCCTGCTGTAGGGTCTTCGGTCCCCTTGAGAGTTAGGGAGTTGAAAGAGAGAGCAGAAGCTTCTAAAAAACCATCAAAGCTTGTTGAATCTTCTCGAAAGCCAGCTGAGTCAATTGCTGCTAAGAATTTGAAGGGACAATCCATGACTAAGAGTTGGAATGGATCACTGGATACAAACACATCTAGAGCATCTTCAAATTTAGAAGAAGGTTCAGTTGGTCCAAAGCATAAGGGAAAATCCGTATCACTTGCAGTCCAAGCAAAGGCCAATGTTCAGAAAAGAGGACTGAGCCCGAATAGCAGCCGTACTTCAGTTGGCCAGAAAGAGCAGGGTGAATTGATGTCAAACCAGATCTTTAGAAGTCAACCAAGTTCGCAAAGGAGTTCACATAAGAAATCTTCTACAAATAATTCCTCCTCTGTGCTCAGGCAGAataatcaaaaacaaaactgCATAGCTGAAAGAGAAAAGGTAGCTTCAAAATCCGTAACTTCTAATAATTTTCAAGGTAAAAAAGTTACATCAGGAGATTCTTCGCTTGGGAGACAGAGAAACTTAAGTAAAATTTCTGGGAGCAGCAAAGTAGGTTCCAGAAAGATTGAGCACGAGGTAACTGACGATGGTAGAGAACTTCCGTATTCTAGTACAAGTGTCACTAGGAAAAAACGATGTATAGATGGAAATTTTGAATTTCAGAAAGACCAAACTATTGTTAAGAGCGAAAAAAAGGGAAAGGCAAATCAATTTAATGGAATGATGGACAGTAAATATAGTTTGGCTGCAGATAGCAAAAGAAATGGAATGGATGTTGTTTCTTTCACATTTACAGCTCCAATGGGACGATCAGTTCCTGTTCCTGAGACTTCTAGAGAAGTTCTAGAAAAGAGCAATGCCTTCTTTGCAGAATTTCAAGGTAAAAAGGTCTATTTTAATTCGAGTGGTACTAAGGGTTTGAGGTCATCTACAGTGGGACTTAATGTGATAGAAGGTGATGCTTTGAGCAATTTATTAGAACAAAAGCTTAGAGAATTTACTCTTGGGGCGGAGTCTTTCCACCAGAAAGCAGAAGAAGCCGGTAGTACTACTTCAAGTCAGGATCAGACACCACTAAAGGCATTACCAAAGTCACCAAACTTACATGTTGAAGGAAGCCAAACAGAGACTCAGACAGAGAGCTTAGATGAAAGATGGAGTCCTGTATTTTCTTCGACTACATATGAAGAAAGACGCATCAGCAAGCATAAGCTTCAG GAGGTGGAAGATATGTTTGATTGTGGTAGCAACAGCAATGAAGTCAGAACCCTTCTTGGTTGTCGGCATCCTAGTCCAATATCTATACTCGAGCCTTCTATCTTTGCAGAAAGTTCCAACTCTTCAGATACTGGAGACAGCAATAGTACAGAAG GTTTAGTTATTAGCAAGCAGTGTTCGTCATCTGTCCAAGGGCAGGATGTATTTAATATGAGGTGTTCAAATAAATTCCATGCAATGGAAGCTGATGCAGATTTATCCGACTCAGCCTCTTCATCATCGACCAGAGTTATGGCAACTAAGCACGTGAATTTAGCTGTAACAGCTCCTGTTGGATCAGCAAAATGGGAACTAGAATACGTGGAAAAGATACTATGCAACACAGAGATGATGTTTGAGGATGTTTCAACTGGTCATACATCTGATATCGTAGACCCCCGTCTTTTTTATCAGCTAGAAAGTTGTAAAAATGATCATAACTTACAACGAAAAGTGTTATTTAATTGTGTGGGTGAATGCATGGACTTGAGATTCAGACAGTACGTGGGTGGAGGTTACAAAGCATGGGAAAAAGGACTGTCAATGGCAAGAAGAACAAACTGGTTGGCAGGAGAAGTTCACAGAGAGATTTCCAGCTGGGAAGCCATGGGGGATTGCATGGTGGATGAGCTCGTAGACAAGGATATGAGCAGCCAATGTGGGACGTGGCTTGACTTTAGTGTCGAAACATTTGAACTTGGAGTAGAGATCGAGCGTAAGATACTGAATTCTTTGCTCAATGAACTCATCTCTGATATTTTGGTACGGTAA
- the LOC141684315 gene encoding uncharacterized protein LOC141684315 isoform X1, which translates to MMGVERERSKKGGGYVGGFLHLFDWNAKSRKNLFSNKSNLPGKEQSKQKIGNDRNYPTPQLHLMDQDDSVAGSSFKGSSEYSCASSVTDDDVGGSKAPSVVAKLMGLESLPTSNYSEAYSTPFLDSRSVKDAYYYKRSGEFHEDHQIMNSGNIFDRAQDPPRNIVDLKIQKSVSKPFEKFQSEVLPPRSAKSIPLTHHKLLSPIKSGGFLPSKNAEHIMEAAARIIESGNLVSAKTRMPAVGSSVPLRVRELKERAEASKKPSKLVESSRKPAESIAAKNLKGQSMTKSWNGSLDTNTSRASSNLEEGSVGPKHKGKSVSLAVQAKANVQKRGLSPNSSRTSVGQKEQGELMSNQIFRSQPSSQRSSHKKSSTNNSSSVLRQNNQKQNCIAEREKVASKSVTSNNFQGKKVTSGDSSLGRQRNLSKISGSSKVGSRKIEHEVTDDGRELPYSSTSVTRKKRCIDGNFEFQKDQTIVKSEKKGKANQFNGMMDSKYSLAADSKRNGMDVVSFTFTAPMGRSVPVPETSREVLEKSNAFFAEFQGKKVYFNSSGTKGLRSSTVGLNVIEGDALSNLLEQKLREFTLGAESFHQKAEEAGSTTSSQDQTPLKALPKSPNLHVEGSQTETQTESLDERWSPVFSSTTYEERRISKHKLQEVEDMFDCGSNSNEVRTLLGCRHPSPISILEPSIFAESSNSSDTGDSNSTEGLVISKQCSSSVQGQDVFNMRCSNKFHAMEADADLSDSASSSSTRVMATKHVNLAVTAPVGSAKWELEYVEKILCNTEMMFEDVSTGHTSDIVDPRLFYQLESCKNDHNLQRKVLFNCVGECMDLRFRQYVGGGYKAWEKGLSMARRTNWLAGEVHREISSWEAMGDCMVDELVDKDMSSQCGTWLDFSVETFELGVEIERKILNSLLNELISDILVR; encoded by the exons ATGATGGGGGTTGAGAGAGAAAGATCTAAGAAAGGAGGTGGCTATGTTGGTGGGTTCCTCCACCTTTTTGACTGGAATGCAAAATCTCGAAAAAATTTGTTCTCTAACAAGTCCAATCTACCAGGTAAAG AGCAATCAAAGCAAAAAATCGGAAATGATCGAAATTATCCAACACCACAGTTACATCTG ATGGATCAAGATGATAGTGTAGCTGGGTCTAGTTTCAAAGGAAGTAGTGAATATAGTTGTGCTTCATCAGTAACAGATGATGATGTTGGTGGGAGTAAGGCTCCCAGTGTTGTAGCAAAGCTAATGGGATTGGAGTCCTTGCCTACATCTAACTATTCAGAGGCCTACTCCACCCCATTCTTAGACTCTCGTTCTGTAAAAGATGCTTACTATTATAAAAGGAGTGGAGAATTTCACGAGGACCACCAAATCATGAACTCTGGCAATATTTTTGACAGGGCACAGGACCCTCCTAGGAATATCGTAGATCTAAAGATTCAGAAATCTGTAAGTAAGCCATTTGAGAAGTTTCAGAGTGAAGTTTTACCTCCCAGATCTGCTAAATCCATACCATTAACTCACCATAAGCTTTTGTCTCCAATTAAAAGCGGGGGATTCCTTCCATCTAAGAATGCGGAGCACATAATGGAAGCTGCTGCTAGGATTATTGAGTCAGGAAACCTGGTCAGTGCCAAAACAAGAATGCCTGCTGTAGGGTCTTCGGTCCCCTTGAGAGTTAGGGAGTTGAAAGAGAGAGCAGAAGCTTCTAAAAAACCATCAAAGCTTGTTGAATCTTCTCGAAAGCCAGCTGAGTCAATTGCTGCTAAGAATTTGAAGGGACAATCCATGACTAAGAGTTGGAATGGATCACTGGATACAAACACATCTAGAGCATCTTCAAATTTAGAAGAAGGTTCAGTTGGTCCAAAGCATAAGGGAAAATCCGTATCACTTGCAGTCCAAGCAAAGGCCAATGTTCAGAAAAGAGGACTGAGCCCGAATAGCAGCCGTACTTCAGTTGGCCAGAAAGAGCAGGGTGAATTGATGTCAAACCAGATCTTTAGAAGTCAACCAAGTTCGCAAAGGAGTTCACATAAGAAATCTTCTACAAATAATTCCTCCTCTGTGCTCAGGCAGAataatcaaaaacaaaactgCATAGCTGAAAGAGAAAAGGTAGCTTCAAAATCCGTAACTTCTAATAATTTTCAAGGTAAAAAAGTTACATCAGGAGATTCTTCGCTTGGGAGACAGAGAAACTTAAGTAAAATTTCTGGGAGCAGCAAAGTAGGTTCCAGAAAGATTGAGCACGAGGTAACTGACGATGGTAGAGAACTTCCGTATTCTAGTACAAGTGTCACTAGGAAAAAACGATGTATAGATGGAAATTTTGAATTTCAGAAAGACCAAACTATTGTTAAGAGCGAAAAAAAGGGAAAGGCAAATCAATTTAATGGAATGATGGACAGTAAATATAGTTTGGCTGCAGATAGCAAAAGAAATGGAATGGATGTTGTTTCTTTCACATTTACAGCTCCAATGGGACGATCAGTTCCTGTTCCTGAGACTTCTAGAGAAGTTCTAGAAAAGAGCAATGCCTTCTTTGCAGAATTTCAAGGTAAAAAGGTCTATTTTAATTCGAGTGGTACTAAGGGTTTGAGGTCATCTACAGTGGGACTTAATGTGATAGAAGGTGATGCTTTGAGCAATTTATTAGAACAAAAGCTTAGAGAATTTACTCTTGGGGCGGAGTCTTTCCACCAGAAAGCAGAAGAAGCCGGTAGTACTACTTCAAGTCAGGATCAGACACCACTAAAGGCATTACCAAAGTCACCAAACTTACATGTTGAAGGAAGCCAAACAGAGACTCAGACAGAGAGCTTAGATGAAAGATGGAGTCCTGTATTTTCTTCGACTACATATGAAGAAAGACGCATCAGCAAGCATAAGCTTCAG GAGGTGGAAGATATGTTTGATTGTGGTAGCAACAGCAATGAAGTCAGAACCCTTCTTGGTTGTCGGCATCCTAGTCCAATATCTATACTCGAGCCTTCTATCTTTGCAGAAAGTTCCAACTCTTCAGATACTGGAGACAGCAATAGTACAGAAG GTTTAGTTATTAGCAAGCAGTGTTCGTCATCTGTCCAAGGGCAGGATGTATTTAATATGAGGTGTTCAAATAAATTCCATGCAATGGAAGCTGATGCAGATTTATCCGACTCAGCCTCTTCATCATCGACCAGAGTTATGGCAACTAAGCACGTGAATTTAGCTGTAACAGCTCCTGTTGGATCAGCAAAATGGGAACTAGAATACGTGGAAAAGATACTATGCAACACAGAGATGATGTTTGAGGATGTTTCAACTGGTCATACATCTGATATCGTAGACCCCCGTCTTTTTTATCAGCTAGAAAGTTGTAAAAATGATCATAACTTACAACGAAAAGTGTTATTTAATTGTGTGGGTGAATGCATGGACTTGAGATTCAGACAGTACGTGGGTGGAGGTTACAAAGCATGGGAAAAAGGACTGTCAATGGCAAGAAGAACAAACTGGTTGGCAGGAGAAGTTCACAGAGAGATTTCCAGCTGGGAAGCCATGGGGGATTGCATGGTGGATGAGCTCGTAGACAAGGATATGAGCAGCCAATGTGGGACGTGGCTTGACTTTAGTGTCGAAACATTTGAACTTGGAGTAGAGATCGAGCGTAAGATACTGAATTCTTTGCTCAATGAACTCATCTCTGATATTTTGGTACGGTAA